A window of Scytonema millei VB511283 genomic DNA:
TGTCAATATTGCGGTAATAGCAAGCGCTTGACAATCGATCACGTCGTTCCTCTATCTAAGGGTGGATTACATACGTGGAATAACGTTGTGGCAGCTTGCGAACAATGCAACCAGTATAAAAGCGATCGCACTCCCCAGCAAGCAGGGATGTTACTGCACTCTAAACCTAAAGCACCGATTCATCCAACAGTTGCTTTTGCCGAAAAATTCTGGCGCTCGGAGCATCTCCCGCCAGACATAGGAGGAAACTCTATCTCATGCTGAAATTGAATTACACCGAAACTGGTTTTCACTTAGAGCATTTGACTCAATCCTTAGAAGAGTGGGTTGCAATGCGAGCCATCTTCGCCCTGCGCGTAGGCGAATCCATTTGTATAGAACCCAGTACGGCTTCATTTTTATTACCTGTCGATTTACCACAGTTAAATTCACTCGCAACCGCGATCGCCCGGTACGGCACAGATGAAGTTGCGCTAGAAAAATGCGATGCAGAATATGTGGAAATCTGCTTGCAAGGGTTTTGGTTAGCATCCGATGCTGAGAATGCCGCAGGCGTGTTTGTCACATCTTTGTCTTACGCGATCGAGTTGTTGTTATTTCATTTGTGGCAAGAATCTCAAATGAGCGCTGCAATGAGCGATCGCTAAGCAAGTCAAAAGTCAAAAGTTAAAAGTCAAAAAGAAGATCGATTCATGATGGATAGCTTTTTGGCTTAACTGTTCTTGCAAGTTGAACACAGCTAATTAGGGCGCATGGATTTATTTATGCGTCCTACTTACTGGTAATTGGTAATTGGTAGTTGGTAGTTGGCGTTCTTCTTTGCGTGTATTCTGTGAGAAACTACTTTGCGTCTTTGCGTCTTTGCGTGACACAGAATCATATCTATTGTTGATGCACGCATACCTAGTTCGATCTGTGATGCGATCGTGCCTGGATAAATAAACTACCAGTACCATCCATCTATAATACAATTCTGTAACACGTTGAAACCTAGTTTTTGCAATGATTACAGCCAATTTCCAAAAAAGTTTCTCCAACCCCTTGACAATTTTGTAGCATAGTTTGTAGTATAAACGTAGTAAATCAAAAGACAAATCTAATCCCGAAACGATAATGTTTTACATTCAGATAATAAAACGAGGTGAAAATTCATCTAATTTTCCCTGCGATCGATTTGATTCTGATTGCGATCGCACAGCATTAGAATCGGCACAAAAGAGAAATTCCCGCCGTGCAAAAGCCAAAGCCATTGAAACTATCCGTAATATTCAACAGATTTATTACTTAGAAAATCAGTGGTGTTTGTAATAGTTAAAAGCTTATTTTCCGAACCTTGAAAACTAAATATTGTCACCCATTTATCGGGGTGTAGCTCAATTGGCTAGAGCGTTCCGTTGTCTGCGGAAAGGTTGCGGGTACTCTTCGAGAAGGCTTCGCCTACAAGTCCCGTCACCCTGGTTTGATGTAGAGACGTTACATATGGCGTTTCTACAATCATCACGGCTGAGTACCCAAGTGGTTTAAGGGAGAAGTCTGCAAAACTTCTATGCGTGAGTTCAAATCTCACCTCAGCCTTGGGTAACGTCGCAGCGTAACTTAAAGGTAAAGTCCCAAGCTCATAACTTGGTATATGCGGGTTCAAATCCCGCCGCTGCTACCTCATGCAGGGATGGTGTAACTGGCTAACACGTCGGTCTCCAAAACCGAAGAATCTGGGTTCAAATCCCAGTCTCTGCGTTCCCTTTTATTAACAAGCATGGCTCCATCGTCTAGCGGTCAAGGACATCCGACTTTCTATCGGAGAACACGGGTTCGAGTCCCGTTGGAGCTTTTCTAAGGAGAGGTGGCTGAGCGGCTCAAAGCGTCCTCCTGCTAAGAGGAAACGGGCGATTAACGTCCGTCGCAGGTTCAAATCCTGCCCTCTCCGCCTTAAATCAGTTACCAGTTTTACAGTGACCAGTGACCAGTTTTTCAAGAGGGATGCGCGACCCTACTTGAAACTTGCTACCTGTAATACGTGGTTGACTCTGACTTCCACAGGAAAATTATTGTTTTCACTGGTCGCTGATAAATGGTTACTGGTCACTGTTCTCGTCATCCCCTGGTAGCTCAGTTGGTAGTAGCGCCTGTGTGAAGAACAGGAGGGCGTTGGTTCGATTCCAACCTGGGGGGCTGTCGTTGCCTTATAGCTCAATGGTAGAGCGACGCGCTGTTAACGCGGGGGTTGTAGGTTCGAGTCCTACTGAGGCAGTAAAGCCCTGTGGTGTAATTGGCAACACATCTGAATTTGGCTCAGATGACTCCAGGTTCGAGTCCTGGCGGGGCTGTCAAATTATGCTTGCCAACGTCTGCGTGCGATTTCAAATCTCGCCGTCCGCTTGGCTATTTATGGGAGTGTCGCCTAAAGGATCGGGCATCGGTCTTCTAAACCGATTTGTGTAGGTTCGAGTCCTGCCACTCCTGCTGATGGGTCTGTAGCTTAACTGGGAAAGCGTCTACCTTGCAAGTAGAAAGATGTGGGTTCAAGTCCCACCAGTATCCACTTTGGTGTCTGAAGTCGAAGCGGTCGAGACACTGGTTTGTGAAACTAGCCATTAGCGAGTTCGAGTCTCGTCGGACACCCCTTGGAAACTGCTGCTGAATGGTCGGTAACCTGTCTCGAAGGCAGGAATATAGCAGAGATGCTGTAGGGGTACTCTTCGAGAAGCCGCTCCGCGTCTACGATCCCTCCAGTTTCCGTGTGGAAGATGCTGCCTAGTGGAGGGCAACTTGTCCTGAAAACAAGAGCAGGGTAATACCTGGGGGTTCGATTCCTCCATCTTCCTTTACCCACTGGAAGCCAAAAAGTGCGGCGCTGTGCCGATAACGCAGAGTAGGAGGGGCAGTACCTCCCCAGTGGATGACTAATAGTAAAGGGGATATAGCTCAATCGGCAGAGCAGGAAACTCTTAATTTCAAGGTTGTAGGTTCAATCCCTACTATCCCCATTTTATAAAAGTCAAAAGTCAAAAGTTAAAAGTCAAGAGTTAAAAGTCAAAAAAAGATATGATATATGGCGACAAAATTTATGCTTTTAGTAAGAAATAGTGTAGTAAAAAAGCAATTAAATTCATTCTTCAGCAACTACCTAGCTTGGAAAACAAGATTAAACTGGATGAACTAGGCTTAAAAAGTTCTGATTAATAATGACACAAAAATATGTACAAAAAACAAAAAGAACCTAACTTATTAGGTGCTGGCTGGCAACCCCTAAATCGAGATATTGACCTAAATTATCTTTGGGAAACTTGGTTGAATAATCCGTGGGAAGTCTCTCATAAAGCTTTGAATGTAGTTAGCTATATGGCTGATGCACTGGGGAGAGAAAACTATGCTTGGTGGGCAAATTTTTTAAACTTATTCTACGAAACTACGCGAGAAGAAATTGATGAGTTCTGGAACTTCATCACGCCAGAACCACTTACGCCAGATTATCGGTATCGAGAGAGTTTATCGATTGAAGTACCTGTTGCTAAATCGGTGACACGCGATTTAATTCCGATCGAACAAGTTCTGTTAAAACTACAAGAGATTACGATTTTTAGACTCTTAAATTTTTTAGGTCGTCCAGATCTAATTACGCAGTACAGTACTGGAAAATATTTCTATTACCCACCAGAAAAATTTGTTGACTGGAATAAACTTAAAAGTATTGGTAGTATTTTCGCGTATTGGTCGGAACATGAAATTTGGCTGAGGATCGATCCGTTGTATAGTGTGGAGCGCGATCGCCGTTATACGATAATGGCAAAGAAACTCGCACCATTGGTAAATAAAGTCACTTACGATCTTGCCGTGATGTTAAGTGGCTACCAAAGCCGGATCGGACAAATTCACAGCCAATTTACTATTAATTCTTTTCCATCTGACGTACAAAGTTTTACTGATGCCGTTCAAGATAAAATTTTTACCCAAAATCAATTGGC
This region includes:
- a CDS encoding alr0857 family protein, producing the protein MLKLNYTETGFHLEHLTQSLEEWVAMRAIFALRVGESICIEPSTASFLLPVDLPQLNSLATAIARYGTDEVALEKCDAEYVEICLQGFWLASDAENAAGVFVTSLSYAIELLLFHLWQESQMSAAMSDR
- a CDS encoding AAA family ATPase, with amino-acid sequence MYKKQKEPNLLGAGWQPLNRDIDLNYLWETWLNNPWEVSHKALNVVSYMADALGRENYAWWANFLNLFYETTREEIDEFWNFITPEPLTPDYRYRESLSIEVPVAKSVTRDLIPIEQVLLKLQEITIFRLLNFLGRPDLITQYSTGKYFYYPPEKFVDWNKLKSIGSIFAYWSEHEIWLRIDPLYSVERDRRYTIMAKKLAPLVNKVTYDLAVMLSGYQSRIGQIHSQFTINSFPSDVQSFTDAVQDKIFTQNQLAVLVYGNPGTGKTVWAQAVAKEILAPLGYIIFILDHAAVENFVPPSYLERVCIIIRGCLKSFEG